The Salvelinus sp. IW2-2015 linkage group LG15, ASM291031v2, whole genome shotgun sequence genome includes a region encoding these proteins:
- the LOC111975185 gene encoding prostaglandin E synthase 2: MAAACARTLGKVGWHILESPPCRAGKIASLIPRVPLHGSSRAYRTGGAGFRSKLLFSTPLRGGRVLGCAFLFGGGLGLYQTIKLSVQHHLAEEDVKPSVGGLKLTLYQYKACPFCSKVRTFLDYHGLPYEIVEVNPVMRKEIKWSTYRKVPIVMVNDDVQLNDSSLIISALKTQLMSKDKTISEILRCYPEMKAVNDKGKEVIEFNNKYWVMVNEAEGQTMYPEKDSRKEEIKWRKWADDWLVHLISPNVYRTTGEALASFDYIVREGKFGTYEGFFAKYVGAAAMFVISKRLKSRHNLQDDVRQDLYKAVNEWVVAIGKKRKFMGGDQPNLADLAVYGILRVMEGLEAWDDMMENTKVKSWYRRMEKATESDKGQTDPAPNIDQH, encoded by the exons ATGGCAGCCGCCTGTGCGAGAACTCTCGGTAAGGTCGGATGGCACATTTTGGAGTCTCCACCATGTCGTGCTGGGAAAATTGCCTCCCTGATTCCAAGGGTCCCACTACATGGATCGAGCAGGGCCTACAGAACAGGTGGTGCAGGATTCCGTTCAAAACTGCTATTCAGCACACCTCTGCGCGGTGGCAGGGTCCTGGGGTGTGCGTTCCTGTTTGGAGGGGGGCTTGGCTTGTATCAAACAATAAAGCTCTCCGTCCAACATCACCTTGCTGAAGAAGATGTCAAG CCTTCTGTTGGTGGCCTGAAGTTGACCCTGTATCAGTACAAGGCCTGCCCGTTCTGCAGTAAAGTGCGAACTTTCCTAGACTACCATGGGCTTCCATATGAGATTGTGGAGGTCAACCccgtcatgaggaaggaaatcAAGTGGTCAACTTACAGAAAAGTGCCAATTGTGATGGTGAATGATGATGTG CAACTGAATGACTCCTCATTAATAATCAGTGCCTTGAAGACACAGTTGATGAGCAA GGATAAAACCATCTCAGAAATTCTGCGCTGTTACCCAGAGATGAAGGCCGTCAATGATAAGGGGAAAGAGGTGATCGAGTTCAACAACAAGTACTGGGTGATGGTGAATGAAGCTGAAGGTCAGACGATGTACCCCGAGAAAGATTCCAGAAA GGAGGAGATCAAATGGCGTAAGTGGGCAGATGATTGGCTGGTGCACCTGATCTCACCCAATGTTTACCGGACCACCGGAGAGGCCCTGGCCTCTTTTGACTATATCGTCCGTGAGGGCAAGTTTGGCACTTATGAGGGATTCTTTGCAAAGTATGTTGGAGCAGCTGCCATGTTTGTCATCTCAAAAAGACTGAAAAGTAG ACACAACCTGCAGGATGACGTGAGACAGGATCTGTACAAGGCAGTCAATGAGTGGGTGGTGGCCATTGGCAAGAAGAGGAAGTTCATGGGCGGAGACCAGCCCAATCTGGCTGACCTG GCAGTGTATGGGATCCTGAGAGTGATGGAGGGTCTTGAGGCCTGGGATGACATGATGGAGAACACCAAGGTGAAGAGCTGGTACAGACGAATGGAGAAAGCTACAGAAAGCGATAAGGGCCAAACTGACCCMGCTCCAAATATTGACCAGCACTAG